GGAGAGAATATGATAACTATAAAGGAATATGTAGTTCCAAAAAGTTTAGATGAAGCTTATGAACTGCTAATATCAAGAAAAAATAACATAATACTTGGAGGCTGCGGATTTTTAAAACTAGGTAGCAAAAATATTGGTTCAGCAATAGATTTAAAAGACCTAGGTTTAGACTATATAAATGAAACTGATGATAGTATATTAATTGGAGCAGATACAAGTTTAAGAACTTTAGAATTAAATAAGGTTATTAAAAATTACTGTAGTGGAGTAATTTCAAACGCTGTTTCTAATATAGTAGGGGTTCAATTTAGAAGTGGAGCTAGAGTGGGAGCTAGTGTATTTGCTAAGTATGGATTTTCAGATTTAATACCTTCATTATTAGTAGTAGATGCAAAGGTTAAGTTATATAAAAAAGGGGTTATGAACTTAGCTGATTTTTTAGAAAGTGAGCTTGAAAAAGATATATTAATAGAAATTATATTACCTAAAAAAGATGCTATAGGAGTATTTGATTCAATAAGAAAATGCACAGGTGATTTTGCAGTATTAAATGGAGCAATGTTAAAAGAAGGAAACTCTTATAAAATTGCAATAGGAGCTAGACCAAGAAGAGCAAAGATTGCCTACAAAGCAAGTGAAGTATTAAGTTTAGAAAATGATGTAGACAAAGCAGGAGATATATCAAGTGAAGAACTTTCATTTGGAAGTAATATAAGAGGAAGTAAAGAGTATAGAAAAGATATGGCAAAAGCGTTAGTTATAAGAATGTATAATAATATTGGGGGTGAGTTTAATGGTAAATAAAGAAGTAAGAAAAATAGATAGTGAAGCCATTGTTACTGGTAAGCCAATATATACTGAAGATTTAATTTTTCATAGAGATGTTTTGACTGTTAAACTTCTTAGAAGCCCACATGCTTTTGCAAAGATAAAAAACATTGATATAAAAAATGCATTAAAAGTAAAAGGTGTAGTAGACATATTTACTTACAAGGATGTACCAAATTATAGATATTCAATGGTTGGAGAATCATATCCAGAAGCATCGCCTCATGACCAATTAATACTTGAAGATATAGTGAGATATGTAGGAGATGAAGTTGCTATAATAGCGGCTGAAGATGAAAGATCAGCTGTCAAAGCAATGAAACTCATAAAAGTTGAATATGAAGTAATGACACCAATATTAGATGCAAGAGAATCAGAAGGTAATAAAATTTTAATACATGAAGAAGATGATTTATTTTGTCCATTTGATTTTGGATTAGATGCTACAAAAAATATAGTATCAAGAGAAAAAATGGGTAAAGGTGATGTAGAAAAAGAATTTAAAGAGTGTGATGTAATAGTAGAAGAATCTTATATGACTCAATCACAAGCACATTGTATGATGGAAACTCATAGAGCTTATACGTATATAGACACTAATGGTAGATTAGTAGTAACTTCTGCAAATCAATCAGCTTATCATATGAGAAGACAGGTTGCTAGAGCATTAGGAATACCCCTTTCAAAGGTGAGAGTAATAAAACCAAGGATAGGTGGAGGTTTTGGTGGAAAGAATATAGCTGTAACAGAGATATACGCATCATTTGTAACTTGGATGACGAAAAGACCAGCAAAACTTATATATACTAGAGAAGAAACTTTTGCAATGACAAACACTAGACATCAGATGTTTTTTGACATAAAAGTTGGAGCAGATAAAGAAGGAAATATAAAAGCTATAGATATGAAAGCATTAAACAATACAGGTGCTTATGGTGATAATGGACCTTCAGTTTGTTCTGAGTCAGGCCATAATGTGCTTCCAACATATAATAATGTACCTGCAATAAAGTTTGATGGAAGAACCGTATATACTAACTTAGTTCCAGGGGGAGCATTGAGAGGATACGGAGCAACTCAAGGTACATTTGCACTTGATTGTGCAATAGATGAATTAGCACATAAACTTAATATGGATCCAACAGAAATAAAATTAAAAAATATTATAAAAGAGAAAACTGAAGGCGGAATAATGCACTTTCCAATCAGAAGTTGTGCACTTGATGAATGTATAATTAGAGGTAAAAAGTTA
This sequence is a window from Clostridioides difficile. Protein-coding genes within it:
- a CDS encoding FAD binding domain-containing protein, which codes for MITIKEYVVPKSLDEAYELLISRKNNIILGGCGFLKLGSKNIGSAIDLKDLGLDYINETDDSILIGADTSLRTLELNKVIKNYCSGVISNAVSNIVGVQFRSGARVGASVFAKYGFSDLIPSLLVVDAKVKLYKKGVMNLADFLESELEKDILIEIILPKKDAIGVFDSIRKCTGDFAVLNGAMLKEGNSYKIAIGARPRRAKIAYKASEVLSLENDVDKAGDISSEELSFGSNIRGSKEYRKDMAKALVIRMYNNIGGEFNGK
- a CDS encoding molybdopterin-dependent oxidoreductase, giving the protein MVNKEVRKIDSEAIVTGKPIYTEDLIFHRDVLTVKLLRSPHAFAKIKNIDIKNALKVKGVVDIFTYKDVPNYRYSMVGESYPEASPHDQLILEDIVRYVGDEVAIIAAEDERSAVKAMKLIKVEYEVMTPILDARESEGNKILIHEEDDLFCPFDFGLDATKNIVSREKMGKGDVEKEFKECDVIVEESYMTQSQAHCMMETHRAYTYIDTNGRLVVTSANQSAYHMRRQVARALGIPLSKVRVIKPRIGGGFGGKNIAVTEIYASFVTWMTKRPAKLIYTREETFAMTNTRHQMFFDIKVGADKEGNIKAIDMKALNNTGAYGDNGPSVCSESGHNVLPTYNNVPAIKFDGRTVYTNLVPGGALRGYGATQGTFALDCAIDELAHKLNMDPTEIKLKNIIKEKTEGGIMHFPIRSCALDECIIRGKKLIGWDEKYPVIDIGNNKVRAVGMSVGTHGSGIANIDMAIVNMRMDEDGTYKLFSGSSDLGTGSDTILAQIAAKTLNTSIDRISVYTGDTDMCPYDTGAFASCTTYVTGNATIKSAESLKQKILKVAQKKLDLPIEDLILYEDRVCHSEDVEKFVLLSELGRESVGGGDQDVLYSSESYGIKESAKPFLAGFAEIELDKTTGEFKVINYACSTDCGTVMNPALARIQVEGGVTQGIGLAMYEDPRHGSDGKLQTSNLLQYKVPTKKDIGNILVDFVDNYEPTGPYGAKSLGEIVIHTPAPAIANAIFNAVGVNIRELPITSEKVYMAMKKLNQGGK